One genomic segment of Anguilla anguilla isolate fAngAng1 chromosome 2, fAngAng1.pri, whole genome shotgun sequence includes these proteins:
- the LOC118220667 gene encoding sorting nexin-8-like: protein MEGDINEGSVPPYYREVYEALCSKKDERVQLEVFQRLLRSTDLPNSMQNQIAEHVEHKDGSLSKLSLYKALALIALAQQGKQPSSKLLENYIQEFPKPQLGEFKDLQALRMQPAQESPLVVRQTLAQLLGRDAVQVELIPEKKGLFLKHVEYQITSQRFKISVYRRYSDFDLFHELLLQRFAYRMVPALPPKRMLKGVLTSTSEREFIEGRRRALRRFINLVARHPLFSGDELVKTFLTFNGSDVQNKLREAFKKAGDEFMTCKIATQAKEYLPADIQAQFSSSRELIRNIHNSFQKLRDRAEKMAERSKENATDLLMFGRELSTVGTDPSPVPAMASANCTWGTLRQSLKGLSVEFALLADKAAEQGRREEDDVVEKLNLFLDLLQSYKDLCERHEKGVLHEHQRALQKYSVMKRQMMSATVQPKEQVSVEQLESRIVQQENAILTMELRNYFSLFCLHQETQLIFTYLPITSHILGAFVNSQIQGHKEMGAVWNDLHPKLSCLFGGKNGIPSPLLTPQTAVAFSPN from the exons atTGCAGAACATGTGGAACATAAGGATGGGTCCCTCTCCAAGTTGTCCCTGTATAAAGCCCTGGCACTGATTGCACTTGCTCAACAGGGAAAGCAGCCTAGCTCCAAGCTTCTGGAAAACTACATACAAG AGTTTCCCAAGCCCCAGCTAGGAGAGTTCAAGGACCTGCAGGCCTTGAGGATGCAGCCCGCTCAGGAGAGCCCCCTAGTGGTGAGACAGACCCTGGCACAGCTGCTGGGGCGGGACGCTGTGCAGGTGGAACTTATCCCTGAGAAGAAGGGCCTCTTCCTGAAGCACGTGGAGTACCAGATTACCAGTCAG cGTTTCAAAATATCCGTCTATCGCAGATACAGTGATTTTGATCTGTTTCATGAGCTTCTGCTGCAGCGGTTTGCCTACAGAATGGTGCCAGCTCTCCCGCCAAAAAGAATGCTGAAAGGAG TCCTGACTTCCACCTCCGAGCGAGAGTTCATCGAGGGGCGGAGGCGTGCCCTGCGCAGGTTCATTAACCTGGTGGCTCGCCATCCCTTATTCTCAGGGGACGAGCTGGTGAAGACCTTCCTGACCTTCAACGGCTCG GATGTTCAAAACAAACTGAGAGAGGCATTTAAGAAAGCAGGGGATGAGTTTATGACATGTAAAATTGCCACGCAAGCTAAG GAGTACCTCCCAGCAGATATCCAGGCACAGTTTTCCTCCAGCAGGGAGCTGATCCGGAACATTCACAATAGCTTCCAAAAACTGCGGGACAGAGCGGAGAAAATGGCCGAACGCTCCAAGGAGAATGCCACAGACCTTCTCATGTTTGGGAGGGAGCTGAG CACTGTGGGTACAGATCCATCCCCGGTCCCTGCCATGGCCTCAGCAAACTGCACCTGGGGAACGCTGCGGCAGTCTCTGAAGGGCTTGTCCGTGGAGTTCGCCTTGCTGGCTGACAAGGCAGCTGAACAG GGGAGACGAGAGGAAGATGATGTGGTGGAAAAACTGAATCTTTTCTTGGACCTGCTGCAGTCATACAAA GACCTGTGCGAGCGCCATGAGAAGGGCGTGCTGCACGAGCACCAGCGAGCTCTGCAGAAGTACAGCGTGATGAAGAGGCAGATGATGAGCGCCACCGTGCAGCCCAAGGAGCAGGTGTCTGTGGAGCAGCTGGAGTCCCGCATAGTGCAG CAGGAGAACGCCATCCTGACCATGGAGCTGCGCAACTATTTCTCCCTGTTCTGCCTCCACCAGGAGACCCAGCTCATCTTCACCTACCTGCCCATCACCTCCCACATACTTGGTGCCTTTGTGAACTCCCAGATCCAAGGACACAAAGAG atGGGTGCGGTGTGGAACGATCTTCACCCGAAGCTGAGTTGTCTTTTTGGGGGCAAGAACGGCataccctctcctctcctcacgcCTCAGACCGCTGTTGCCTTTTCTCCTAACTAA